GTGCTGACCATGGACAAGCAGATGGTATAGGTGGACATGGTCATTTAGATGAAGGAGAGCGCTATGTACCATTTATTATGAATGGACCAACGATTAAACGAAACCACCTTGTAAAGGAGAAGCACAGTTTAGTATCTATGGCGCCAACAATTGCCTATTTACTTGGTGCACCTTACCCTAGCCATAGTAGAGGTCCAGTTTTACAGGAAGCAATGAGGAGTGAGGGTAATAATGAATAAGCAACGTATTATTGTTTTTCTCCCTGCATATAACGAAGAAGAATCTATTGCAGAAGTGATTTCCAATGTACCACGTTCTTTTCATGACAGGATTGATGTGAAAATCCTACTTGTAGATGATGGTTCATCAGATAATACAGTTGCAATAGCAAAAGAAGCTGGAGTAGATTACATTACTCAACATAAGATCAACAAGGGATTAGGAGCAGCGGTACGTACTGGTTTGCAAGAAAGTGTGAAGTTAGGAGCAGATATTGCTGTTATGATTGATGCGGATAATGAATATCCTGCTTGGCAAATTCCAGAACTAATTGAACCAATTTTAATTGGAGAATCAGATTACGTAATGGGTTCACGTTTTCTCGGAACAATTAACGGTATGAAGCTTCATCGTAGGTTAGGGAATTACTGTTTTACAATGCTTCAAAGTTTGTTATTAAGAAAGTGGATACACGATGGGCAATCAGGTATGCGTGCTTTTTCAAGGCAAGCGGCAGAACATGCAGAAATCGTCCACGATTACAATTATGCACAAGTAATTACATTGAACCTTGTAAGAAAAGGTTTTCGTGTTAAGGAAATTCCAATTCAATATAAAGTACGAACAAAAGGTGAATCATTTATAAAGTTTAGAGCATACATGACATCAGTATTACCTGCAATCTTTACTGAGATGCTCAGACCTGTTGAGAAAGTTTCGATTGATAAACAGGCACATCTTATAAAAGAATTTCAATAGATGAGCAATATTTAAAATTGCTCATCTTTTATTGACATTTCAGTTGATAATCATTATCATTATCGTTAGGGGGAAAAATGATGAAAAAAATTATATACTATTTAATAATGACAATGATTCTCACTCTAACAGGTGTTTCTCAAGCGTTTGCGTACTCATATGGTGATCCTGGAGAAGAGCAAATTGCAGAGGCTTACATAGAGTTAAAAAATCATCTAGAAAACGATAATTGGGACGGTGCGAAACAAGTATACGACACATATGAAAAAGAATTTGATCTTTATTTTACTAAAACAGTTCCACTTATTGCCGAGGGCTTTGAACAAAAAGACAAAGAATTAATTCTTGACTCATATAAAGCAGCACTACGTTTAAATGTTGAACGTCGTTTACATTTTGCTGATGAACAGTTTGAAGATTATGGGCAAGCAAAGTTATTGTTAGCGAAAGCGCGCGGGACTTTTAATATTTTAGCTCCATATGTGCAAGATCAAGAAGGTGATGAATATGTACAAAACGTCTACGCTTCCTTTGATTTAGCTTTACAATCACTTGGAAATCCTGGGCTATTCGGGATAGGAAATCAAGAGAATGATTATGATACATTTCAGCAAGAAACTGAGAATATTATAAAAAAAGTTGAACCATTCTTTGCAATACCAAAAAATGAAGAAGAAGGCAAATCACATTTAACTGAAGAGAATTTGGATTTTTTGGAAGATAAAGAAATCGGAAGTAGCTCTTTTTGGTTATGGTTTTCTGTAGCTCTATTTGCCATTTTAGTATTTATTGTGTTCGTAAATAAATCTAAGAAACAGAAAGAGAAATAAGTCAAGGGGGGAGAATAGAGATGGATTTTCAAGCATTCTTAATTACACTTCGTGAAGCTCTTGAAGCAATCCTTATTGTCGGTTTAATTCTGTCATATTTAACAAGATTAAATGCAGAAAAATATCATAAATGGATATATGCAGGGGTTGTTTTGGCGCTGATTAGTAGTTTCCTAGTAGCACTTTTGTTCCAAGTAGTGTTTACGGGGTTTGCTAGCTTAGGTTCTGAAACATACATGAAAGTTACAATCATGTTTGCTTCGGTCTTACTTCTTACTCACATGGTTATATGGATGAAGAAAGAATCAGCTAGTATTAATTCAAACTTGCAAAAAAAGTTAAATGCTGCTATTACCGCTGGAAGTATTTCTGCACTCATTATTCATACGTATTTAATTGTTTTACGAGAAGGTGTTGAAACGGTTTTCTTCTTCGCAGCAATTGGAGGAGGAGACATTCAGAAGGCTGTGACAAATTATGGAGCATTGAGTGGTTTAATGCTCGCGTTAATTTTAGGCTATTTATTCTTCTCAGGTACGATGAAAATCTCATTAAAAGCATTCTTCAATGTTACTGGTTTTTTAATTATGTTCATTGCTGCAGGACTTCTGGTACAAGGCGTTGGTACTCTTCAAGATTTAGGGAATATGGGTTCTCTTATTGAAACAGCAGACGGTAAACCAGCTGAAATGTATAACATTGTTCATATTATGCCTGAACATTATCAAGATGAAGCTCATTATGAGCGTGATACAGGACAGCAAGTTTTGGTGAGTGGACAAATTGGTTTATTTATGGCAGCGATGTTCGGTTATAGTCATAATCCTTCATTTGAACAAATTGCAGCATACTGGCTTTATTTCGCATTTGTCTTTACTTGGATGTGGTTAATTAACACAGGGAAGATTTCTTATAAATTCCGAAAACAAAAAAGCGAGAATGAAGAATTAAATACGAGTAATGTGAACACTTCAGAAGTGTAAAGCCATACCTCTTTGGCATGACCCGTTAATAACGGGTCTTTTTTTGAGAAAATGTATTATATGTTTGTTTATTTCACTTCACACATATAACAATAGTGAGTTTTAGATACGAGCTTTTTTATTTGTACTAATTGCTAAGACTTATATCAAAGTTATGATAAGTCAAAAATGTTTAAGTTGATAAGTGTTAAGGTACTTGATCATACCATAATTGTCCTCCATTACAATAGTTGACTAGCTAATCATTAGTAGATGGCTAAGTATGACTAGTGCAAATCGAATTATCATTTTAAAAAATGGTGTGATTTTGTTGTTATATCAATATATGTGTAAAATTATTCTCTCGGAATCGTTGCTTTATATATTCGACATAATACGATTACATACATGTAATACTAAATATTTGGAGGATATAAACTGAATGTAAGTGAGGTGGTATCATAGTGAATGTTCGACATTATTTTCAGGGAAATAAAAAAATTAACGGTCTGATCATCATTTTAATACTATTAATTTCTTTAACTCGGTTATTCTTTATAAGTAATTATGCCCGTTCATGGGATGCAGTTGATTTTGCTCTAGGTGTTTTACAATTTGATCTATTACAAATGCAGCCCCATTTTCCAGGTTATCCTTACTTTATTGTTGGTGGTATGTTCTTTAATCAATTCATGCATGATCCAATTGAAAGTTTAATTATGTTAAACATTGTCTTAATTACGACAACTATCTTACCACTATATTGGATTTCTAAGCGTTTTGTTACTGAAAGGAATGCCTTGTTGATTACGGCTTTAATTCAAACAATGCCATATTTGAATATCTTAACTATTCAACCGATGTCAGAAGCAGCGGGAGTTAGCATCTTAATTTGGTATATATGGTCGCTATTTGTAAGTATAGAGAAAAAAGAGTGGAAATATTTGTGGATAACACCATTTTTATTCGGTCTATTAATGGGTATTCGCGTTTCGTATTTAGTGTTCGGTGTTGGATTATTATGGTGCGTGATTGTTGATTTAAGAGACCATAAGGGAAATAAATTGATTCGATTTTTCTCCCATTTTATGCTCAACTGTATTTTTCAACTTATTTGGGTTTGGGGTTTAGTTAGTTCCTTAGGTGGGATCAATTCATTTATGAAAATAGGTTGGGCATTTGTTGAAGGTCACTTTCAAGAATGGGGAGGAACAGCTATTACTGAGCAAGTATCTTTGTTAGAACGGTTTATTCGTTTAACCTTTGAGCAGTGGATATGGAGTTCTTGGTTTGCTCAATCCATTGGGATAGTTTTCATTACTGTAATTACTATTATTATAGGTCTTGTGATGAAAAAGAATAAAAGTGTAGCATATAGTGGCTACTATTTAATAGTAACAATGAGTTCATCGTATTTTATTTGGGTTTTGTTTGCACAAAATATTGATAAACCAAGGCATATTATGCCGTTTACTATATTTGTTTTTATTCTCATATTAATTAAGTTATTTACATATAACAAATCTACTCTATTCTATAGTTGTGTAACGGTTCTTTTGTTCAGCCAGTTTTATTTTAGTATCGGATTAATGAACGATTATAATCGACAAGTACCAGCTACATACCAATTGGCTTATTACTTAGATGACATCGAGGAGCCATTCACGGTATATACATGGGAGGAAACGAGAGTATTGGAATATTTGAATATGCCTTACGAGCATAAACGGTTGTTAACCTACGAGTATTTTTTGGAAGATATCGTTCAAATGAATCATACAATTTTCGTAACTGAACGATTATTACAAGGTTTTCGTTCTCAAGGAATCAATGTCGATGATAAAATAAAAGAAATTGAAGAATTTCATTCTAATCCATTGTTTGATCCTGTATATCATGACATTAAGCTGTATAAGTGGAAAAATGATAATTAGTATGGCAGACTCTAAACTAGTATAGAGGTTACATTTATTATTTGTAGTTGTAATGAAAAGCTGTCTTATTGAACTTTTTATTTAGTTAATCTTTCGTTTAAATACTCATATAAAGTATTTGATCTCATCATAAAGGATATGGTTTTATGAAAGAACTATTAAAAGAAAAGCTTGCGATTCTTCCTGATCAACCTGGCTGTTACTTAATGAAAGATAAACAAGGTACTGTTATCTATGTAGGTAAAGCTAAGGTGTTAAAAAATCGTGTTCGATCTTATTTTACAGGTTCACATGAGGGGAAGACACTTCGACTAGTTAGTGAAATTTGTGATTTTGAATACATCATAACGTCTTCAGATATTGAAGCACTTCTCTTAGAACTTAACTTAATAAAAAAATATGATCCTAAATATAATGTCATGTTGAAGGATGATAAAAGCTATCCCTATATTAAAATTACGAATGAGCGTCACCCTCGTTTAATTACAACCCGTTCAGTGAAAAAAGATGGAGGAAAATATTTCGGTCCTTATCCTAATGTACAAGCAGCAAACGAAACGAAAAAGTTATTAGACCGATTATATCCTCTACGAAAATGTTCAAAATTACCTGATCGAGTATGCTTGTATTACCATATAGGACAGTGTTTAGCACCTTGTGTAAAGGAAATTTCAAAGGAAACGAATCAAGAAATTGTACAAGATATAACTCGATTCTTAAAAGGTGGTTATCAGGAAATAAAAAAAGAAATAAAGGAAAAGATGGTTCATGCTTCAGAGGACTTGGAGTTCGAACGTGCAAAAGAATATCGTGATCAAATTGTTCACATTGAAGCAGTAATGGAAAAACAAAAAATGGCTCTTAATGATCTGACTGATCGCGATGTGTTTGGTTATGCCTTTGATAAAGGTTGGATGTGTGTTCAAGTATTTTTTATTCGACAAGGGAAGTTAATTGAACGTGATGTTTCACTTTTTCCAATCTATGATGTGGCCGAAGAAGATTTCCTTACGTTTTTAGGTCAATTCTATTTAAATAAAAATCATATCAAACCGAAAGAAATTTTCTTGCCTGATTCTGTAAGTAAGGACTTTGCTGAACAGTTATTAAATATTAAAGTACATCAACCACAGCGTGGTCAAAAGAAAGACTTAGTGAAACTTGCGATTAAGAACGCGACCATCGCTTTAAAAGAAAAATTTTCTCTTATTGAAAGGGATGAAGAACGGACAATTAAAGCTGTTGAGAATTTAGGGTTACAACTTAATATTGAAACACCACATCGAATTGAAGCTTTCGATAATTCAAATATTCAAGGAACCAATCCAGTTTCGGCAATGATTACGTTTATTGATGGGAAACCCTCAAAGAAAGACTATCGAAAATATAAAGTAAAAACTGTTGAAGGCCCCGATGATTATGCATCAATGCGTGAAGTTATTCGTCGCCGTTATACACGAGTTTTGAAAGATAATCTCCCTCTTCCTGATTTAATTATTGTTGATGGTGGGAAGGCTCATATGCAAGGTGCAATTGATGTATTGGAAAATGAGTTAGGTCTAGACATTCCTTTATGTGGATTAGCTAAAGATGAAAAGCATCGCACGTCTGAGTTGTTATATGGTAATCCACCACAACCTGTTTCACTCGCACGGAATAGCCAAGAGTTTTATTTACTACAACGTATTCAAGACGAAGTTCATCGCTTCGCAATAACATTTCATCGACAAGTTCGAGGGAAAACAGCTTTCAAATCATCGTTAGACGATATCCCTGGAATCGGTGAAAAACGTAAACGTTCTCTATTAAAAACATTTGGTTCTATAACAAAATTAAAAGAAGCAACATGTGAGGACCTTCAAGATGCAGGATTGCCAAGAAGAGTTGCCGAAGATGTAATCGAGTATCTAACAAAAAAATAATCGTAACTAATTATCGTGTAGATTGCTTTAGTTACGAAGGTATCGTTATATTTTGTTATGTGAAAACCGGAGCATTATATTATTGCTCCGGTTTTTTACATAGTTGCATTGGTTATTTAAGATGTAACGGTGCCTTTTTCTTCAACAATTTCGACTTCAAAGCCAAGATCTTCGATCATTCGATGATCACTTGTAGTTTCTTGACCACTTGTTGTTAAATAATCACCGATAAAAATTGAATTTGCTGCATAAAGTCCTAACGGTTGTAAAGCACGTAAATTTACTTCTCTACCACCAGAAATTCGAATTTCCTTTGTAGGGTTAATCAATCGGAATAAAGAAAGTACCTTTAAGCAATAACGTGGGTCCAATTCACTCGTTCCTTCAAGTGGTGTTCCATCAATTGCATGTAGGAAGTTGACTGGAATAGAATCGGCATCAAGAGCATTCAAGCTATATGCCATATCGACGACATCTTGCTTTGATTCTTTCATACCGATTATAACACCTGAGCATGGAGATAATCCCGCTGCTTTTGCAGTGTGAACGGTATTTACTCGATCATCATATGTATGGGAGGTTGTGATACTGTCATGATGTGTTTCTGATGTATTTACGTTGTGGTTGTAACGATCGACACCTGCGCCTTTAAGTAATTCAGCTTGTTCAGGTTTCAATATTCCTAGGCATGCACAGATTTTTAATGAATATCGGTCTTTAATCTCCTTAACAGTATCAGCAACTGTTTCTACCTCACGGCGACTTGGGCCTCTACCACTAGCTACAATACAATATGTACCAGCTTGCATTTTATAAGCTTGTTCTGCACCTTTAAGTAGAGTTTCTTTATCAAGCATGTTGTACGTGTTGATATCAGTATCAGCAATAGAAGATTGAGAGCAGTAACCGCAATTTTCTGAGCAAAGGCCTGACTTTGCATTCATGATCATATTAAGTTTTACTTTATTACCGTAATGATGTTTCCTAACTTGATATGCTGCATTTAATAAAGAAAGCAACTCCTCATCTGGACAATTTAATACACTAAGTGCCTCTTCATTCGTAATCTTTTCACCAGTTAAACTTTTGTTAGCAAGTACGTTCCAAATCATTATAAAAAAACCTCCTTTTGTTAACTAATTATAATTATAAGTTAACAAAAGGAGGTTGCATAGTTTTTTTGTTACGCCATTGTTAGTTAGATGCTATTCAGATTGAACAGTTATAGTGACTAATTGATTGCGATGTTTTAGTGAATAGGTGGCTTCTGTTATAGTGCCAGTTTGTTGTTGTACTTGCTCGGCGAGAAACCCTGCTTCTAAATTAAATGAAGGGTCTTTTTTATAAGAGAAGCGAGCTGTTACAATCGGCCCTTTTAGTTCATACGTTGTGGTTTTCTTTTTTTCTTTAATTATTTCTAATGTGCCCCATCCAGCTTCGTCAAAAAAATTAATCAGTTCATCTTTTGATTCAATGGTAACGTTTCTTGCTAATCGTTTACCAGCAATATAAATGATTTCATCATAATCTTCGCCTAATAAATCAGGGATTATTAATTCACGTAATAGTTCTTGACTAAAGGCAGTGGTTTCAATTTGTGAAAGTTGTTCTTTCTTTGAAAAAAGATTAGTTGATTTCATATGTAACTCCTTTCTCACATTTATTATACGTTTTTACATAAGATAGGCAATTAAAAAATGATAATTATGTGATCTATTGAACAAATTACTATCTTATAAAAGTAGAAATGTGAAAAACAAATCTATAAACAATAAGAACTAACATAAGAGAACAGCTTGGTTTGATTGGGATTAGACGACAATATATTGAAAGTATTTTTCACTATATTGCAAATGATCGAATATTTTGAAAAAATAATGTACACGTTTTCTTGACGACAGATATGTACAAGAGTACAATAAACTTGTCACAAATTATTCATAGAGGCTTCGTTTTTTTTTGCTTCTGGTACGTGGACTTTTCACGAAACAGGGAGGTTGTCATTAGATATATAAAGATATAAGATAAAGGATTACAATAGTTATTTAATTTTAGTATTGATGAAATTTTATAGGGGGGGATTTATATGGCAGGTAATAAAGAGTTTGTTAATCGTAGATTACACTCATTGCTTGGCGTCATTCCAATTGGTCTTTTCTTAATTGAACATTTAGTTGTAAACTTTATGGCAACTAGAGGTGCAGAAACTTTCAACAAAGCTGCACATTTTCTTGAAACGTTACCTTTCCGTTACTTCTTAGAAGTTTTTGTTATTTTCTTACCGCTTTTATATCATGCAATTTATGGCTTATACATAGCTTTCACAGCTAAAAATAATGTTACAAACTATGGATTTTTCCGTAACTGGATGTTCATGCTTCAACGTGTATCTGGCGTAATAACATTAATTTATGTTGCTTGGCACGTTTGGGAGACACGTATTGCAGCAGCTTTTGGAGCAGAAGTTAACTATGCAATGATGCAAGAGATTTTAAGCAACCCAGCAATGATGGTCTTCTATATTGTAGGTGTTGTTTCAGCAGTTTTCCATTTCGCAAACGGTTTATGGTCTTTCTTCGTAAGCTGGGGTATAACTGTAACTCCACGTTCTCAACGTATTTCTACCTATATAACTATGGCTATATTTGTAGGACTTACTTATATCGGTTTACGGGCATTGTTCGCATTTGTTAATCCTGAGTTAGCTGCTATGTTGTAATGTTATCATTAGGAGAAAAAGAACATTTATAGTAAACATTTGTTAGGGAGTGGGTCATATTGAGTAAAGGAAATCTTATTGTTGTCGGTGGCGGTCTAGCTGGGTTAATGGCAACTATTAAAGCAGCAGAAGCAGGAGTGCATGTTGATCTATTATCACTTGTACCTGTAAAGCGTTCTCACTCTGTTTGTGCACAGGGCGGAATTAATGGTGCAGTTAATACGAAGGGTGAAGGAGACTCACCTTGGGAGCACTTTGATGATACAGTTTACGGTGGGGACTTCCTTGCGAATCAACCACCAGTAAAAGCAATGACAGAGGCAGCACCTGGTATTATTCATTTGCTTGACCGCATGGGAGTTATGTTTAACCGTACACCAGAAGGTTTACTTGACTTCCGTCGCTTTGGTGGTACACAACATCACCGTACAGCATTTGCTGGTGCGACAACTGGTCAACAGTTATTATATGCATTGGACGAGCAGGTACGTCGTCATGAAGTAGCTGGACTTGTAACGAAATATGAAGGTTGGGAAATGCTTTCACTCGTACTTGATGATGAAGGTATTTGTCGTGGTGTAGTAGGTCAAAACTTACAATCAATGGAATCAAAAGTGTTCAAAGGTGATGCCGTTATTATGGCAACAGGTGGTCCAGGTATTATCTTTGGAAAATCTACGAACTCTGTTATTAATACTGCTTCAGCCGCATCTGCAGCTTACCAGCAAGGTGTTAAATATGCAAATGGTGAATTTATCCAAATTCACCCGACAGCAATTCCAGGTGATGATAAGTTACGCCTCATGAGTGAATCGGCTCGTGGTGAAGGTGGACGTGTTTGGACATATAAAGATGGTAAACCATGGTATTTCTTAGAAGAGAAATATCCAGCATATGGTAACTTGGTGCCTCGTGATATCGCAACTCGTGAAATTTTTGATGTTTGTGTTGAGCAAAAACTTGGTATTAACGGTGAAAACATGGTTTACTTGGATTTATCTCATAAAGATCCAAAAGAATTAGATATTAAGCTCGGTGGAATTATTGAAATCTATGAAAAATTCATGGGTGATGATCCACGTAAAGTTCCAATGAAGATCTTCCCTGCTGTTCACTATTCAATGGGTGGTATGTGGGTAGATTATAATCAACAAACAAATATCCCTGGATTATTTGCAGCAGGTGAATGTGATTATTCACAGCATGGTGCAAACCGTTTAGGAGCTAACTCACTTCTTTCAGCTATTTACGGTGGAATGGTAGCTGGTCCAAATGCTGTAGAATATATGAATGGACTTGAGAAATCAACTGATGCGATTGCAGAATCTGTGTTCGAGCGTCAATTGAAGAAAGAAGAAGCGAAAAATAATGAAATTATGAGCATGAACGGTAATGAAAATGCTTATGTCCTTCATAAAGAACTTGGTGATTGGATGACGGCTAACGTTACGGTTGTGCGCGAAAATAGTAAACTTCTTAAGACAGATGAGAAAATTCAAGAGCTTTTGGAACGCTTTAAACACATTAACATTAATGACACTGCAAAATGGTCCAACCAAGGAACAATGTTTACTCGTCAGCTAGAAAACATGCTCCACCTTGCACGTGTTATTACAATTGGTGCATATAATCGCAATGAAAGCCGTGGAGCACATTACAAACCTGAATTCCCAGATCGTAATGATGAGGAGTTCTTGAAAACAACTATCGCGAGGTTTAATCCTGAAACAAATTCTCCTGAATTCAGTTATGAAGATGTAGATGTTTCACTTATTCAACCTCGTAAACGTGACTATTCTAAGAAGAAGGCAGAGGAGAAGAAAGGGGAGACGAAGTAATGAGTGATAACAAAGTTGTTCGCTTTATTATTACACGCCAAGATAAGCCTGACTCGGCTCCTTATACAGAGGAATTTGAAATTCCATACCGCGCCAATATGAATGTAATTTCTGCATTAATGGAATTACGTCGTAATCCAGTTAACACTAAAGGTGAAAAAACAGCACCAATTAACTGGGATATGAACTGTTTGGAAGAAGTATGTGGAGCATGTTCTATGGTTATTAATGGGAAGCCTCGTCAATCATGTACAGCCTTGATTGACCAACTTGAGCAGCCGATTAAACTTGAACCTATGCGTACATTCCCTGTTGTACGTGATTTACAAGTTGACCGTACTCGTATGTTTGATTCATTGAAGAAAGTAAAAGCTTGGATTCCAATTGATGGAACATATGATCTTGGTCCTGGTCCAAGAATGCCTGAAACAAAACGCCAATGGGCATATGAGCTTTCTAAATGTATGACTTGTGGTGTTTGTTTAGAGTCATGTCCAAATGTTAATAGTAATTCTAACTTTATCGGTCCAGCACCGTTATCTCAAGTACGCCTCTTTAATGCACATCCAACAGGTGAAATGAATAAGGCAGAGCGTCTTGAAACACTTATGGGCGATGGAGGACTTGCCAACTGCGGTAACTCTCAAAACTGCGTGCAATCATGTCCAAAGGGAATTCCTTTGACGACATCGATAGCAGCTTTGAATCGTGATACTGCAATCCAATCGTTTAAAAACTTCTTCGGAAGTGATAAGTAAGTCGAACAGAGACCTCTTCACGTGAAGAGGTCTTTTCATAACTATATTCACTTAGTTAAATTAATATTAATTCAGCAAATTGTTTAAGACAGATGTTAAACACTATATGGGTATGAAAAAGAACCTCTCTCTCAGTCAATACTTCATCGAATACCCTTGATTTTGAAGTGGACGTTATAGTTTTAATTAATAAATGAGAAATATTAATAATAGACAGGAGAGAGTGGAATGAGTAAAATTTCGTATATTGATAACTTTACAGATTGGGCTGAGAGCTTTAAATACCATAAAGACATTGAAGTTCGTTTTTCAGAAACAGATATGTTTGGGCATTTAAACAATACTGTTGCTTTTGTTTATTTTGAACAAGCAAGAGTCTCATTTTTTGGAGAACTAGGCTTTATGTCGGATTGGTTAAAGAAGAACAGCGAAACAATTATTGTAACCGCAGATTTGCAGTGTGATTTTATGCAACAAATCTATTTTGGAGATACGTTAGAGGTATATGTAAAAGTCGCTCATTTTGGTAATACTTCAGCTGATTTGCATTATATGGCAAAAACAACAGATGGAAGAGTCTGTTTAACAGGTAGAGGTCGAATTGTCCATATCTCTAAAAAGCTTGGAAAGCCATCACCTTGGACAGATGAGATGATTAATCGTTTAGAAGAGTATAGTGGATAAACAAAAAAGCGGCAATTATTCTTTAGAATAATTGCCGCTTTTATAAAATTAAGTTTCTTAAGATGTTGGTGGTAGTATCATGTAATATACACTAGAAAAGAATACAAAAATCATAATAATAGCGATATAAGCTTTCAATGATGTTAGTTGTTGAGACAACATTAGAGCCTTTGCAGATAAAAAATAGATCCATATAAGTGAGAGGATGATACCCAATAACTCCCACGTTAATAGCGATTGATTAATTGTTAAGTTTACAAGTCCTGGAAAAGCAAGAATGCTAGGTAATAAAATAATGCCACTAATTCTATTTAGAGTGCGTAAAATTCCAGGTCCCCCCAATGCACGACTTCCTGCCCAAAGTAGTAGCGTATATCCTACTCTTGTAAGATAAATCATAATAATACTAAAGGTAATAAAGAATAAAGGAACAAATAAAATTCGAAGTAGAGGAGTTTTAAAGCTCGCAATGTATTCAAAATTATATAAAATTGAAATACTCCCGTATATTAAACCGAGCAGAAGATTTATTAGGTTAGCAGACACATTGAATTTTTCGTCAAGTGCAACTGCTTTTATCGAAGGAGTATGGAGAAATAAAGTTCTTAATATTGTTTGTGATTTGTTCATTGAATGTACCTCCGATCCATTTATTTTCATTGATTACAATTGTAAAGGTATGTATTCATTATATTAATTTTTTTGAAAAACTTAACACTCATAAGCGTTGAACAGTGG
This Bacillus solimangrovi DNA region includes the following protein-coding sequences:
- the sdhA gene encoding succinate dehydrogenase flavoprotein subunit — its product is MSKGNLIVVGGGLAGLMATIKAAEAGVHVDLLSLVPVKRSHSVCAQGGINGAVNTKGEGDSPWEHFDDTVYGGDFLANQPPVKAMTEAAPGIIHLLDRMGVMFNRTPEGLLDFRRFGGTQHHRTAFAGATTGQQLLYALDEQVRRHEVAGLVTKYEGWEMLSLVLDDEGICRGVVGQNLQSMESKVFKGDAVIMATGGPGIIFGKSTNSVINTASAASAAYQQGVKYANGEFIQIHPTAIPGDDKLRLMSESARGEGGRVWTYKDGKPWYFLEEKYPAYGNLVPRDIATREIFDVCVEQKLGINGENMVYLDLSHKDPKELDIKLGGIIEIYEKFMGDDPRKVPMKIFPAVHYSMGGMWVDYNQQTNIPGLFAAGECDYSQHGANRLGANSLLSAIYGGMVAGPNAVEYMNGLEKSTDAIAESVFERQLKKEEAKNNEIMSMNGNENAYVLHKELGDWMTANVTVVRENSKLLKTDEKIQELLERFKHININDTAKWSNQGTMFTRQLENMLHLARVITIGAYNRNESRGAHYKPEFPDRNDEEFLKTTIARFNPETNSPEFSYEDVDVSLIQPRKRDYSKKKAEEKKGETK
- the sdhB gene encoding succinate dehydrogenase iron-sulfur subunit — translated: MSDNKVVRFIITRQDKPDSAPYTEEFEIPYRANMNVISALMELRRNPVNTKGEKTAPINWDMNCLEEVCGACSMVINGKPRQSCTALIDQLEQPIKLEPMRTFPVVRDLQVDRTRMFDSLKKVKAWIPIDGTYDLGPGPRMPETKRQWAYELSKCMTCGVCLESCPNVNSNSNFIGPAPLSQVRLFNAHPTGEMNKAERLETLMGDGGLANCGNSQNCVQSCPKGIPLTTSIAALNRDTAIQSFKNFFGSDK
- a CDS encoding acyl-CoA thioesterase, with translation MSKISYIDNFTDWAESFKYHKDIEVRFSETDMFGHLNNTVAFVYFEQARVSFFGELGFMSDWLKKNSETIIVTADLQCDFMQQIYFGDTLEVYVKVAHFGNTSADLHYMAKTTDGRVCLTGRGRIVHISKKLGKPSPWTDEMINRLEEYSG